From Abiotrophia defectiva ATCC 49176:
ATTTTCCTTCTATAGTAATCAGTCGCTAGACGACAATCTGTCTCGGATTGACCGTTTTAGTCAGCAAGGCCTTGGCCACGCCTTTACCAGTCTTAACCTAAGCCCTCATTATAAGCCGGTTGAGCTAGACCTAATCATGGCGGACTGCCACGAAAAAGGGGTCCAGGTCATGGCAGATATTAATGAGGCCAGCCTGGATTGTTATGGCCTGGACCGCCTGCAAGCCTGGGGCTTTGGCTCCTTGCGAGTAGATGCCGGACTGACCCCTCAGCAGATGGCCGTCCTCAGCCAGTCCAGTCACCTGGTCCTTAATGCTTCGACCCTTACGGAGACCTTGCTAGAAGCCTTAGCTCAGGCAGGGGTAGATTTGGGCCGGGTCTGGGCTGCCCATAACTATTATCCCAAGGTCTATAGCGGCCTCAGCCAGGCCTATGTCCTGGCCCAAAATCAAAGACTGCATGCCTTAGGCATTCCTTGTCTAGCCTTCGTCAGTGGCCAGGTAGCTAGGGGGCCTTACTTTGATGGCCTCTGTACAGTCGAGCAGACCCGGCAGTGGCCAAGTCAGCAGGCAGCGCTTTATCTCCTATCGCAATGTCAGGTTGACCGGGTCTACGTAGGGGATTGTGATGTCAGCCAAGATCAACTAAGACGTCTGGCCAGTCTCAATGATGGCCTGGTAGAGTTACGGGCCCAGGCTCCGCAAGCCTTGCTAGATCAAGTCTGGTCCAATCGGCCAGATGCCAGTGATTGGGTCATTCGGGCCTCGGAAACCCGCCAAGCCTTGCGCGGGCAAGAAGTGGTGGGGCAGCCTGGCCCTCGCCAGCGAGGGGACCTAGTCCTGGGCCGGGCCAACTATGGCAGCTATGCCAATGAACTGGAAATTTGCCTGACAGACTTGCCAGCGGATGACCGCCAGGCCATTGTCGGTCAAGTGGCTAGCTCAGATCTAGGCCTTCTGGACTATATTCGGGGCGACTGGTCTCGCTTTCGTTTGTCACTGAGCGAATAAAACAACCCCCATTGTTGCTAGCATAAGGCCATAATGGGGGTTGAATATTTAAGGAAAAATGACGAAGTGAAAAGGTTTGCACTATGAGAAGTTCTCTCATCGTAGCCTGAGTCACATAAAGATTCTTATTTGAAGTTTGTGTTATCACGTAAATGAAAGCGGATAAAGGCAGGAGTGCGACAATTATTACTGAACTATAATAATTGTATTAAGTTCACCCCTAAATAATGGAGTCTAGTCAAATATGATGATATACTAAAGATATCGACTGGAGAATAAGCGAAATATTTTTATGTGAAAGAAGTGATCAAATGCGTAGAGAAATACCAAAAGCAACTGTGAACCGGCTTCCTATTTACCATCGTTATTTACGATTTTTACAGAATGCCGGTAAGAAGCGGATCTCATCTACTGAACTCAGTGATGCGGTGAAAGTAGACAGTGCGACCATTCGTCGTGACTTCTCATACTTTGGCGCCTTGGGCAAACGGGGCTATGGCTATGATGTTGATTACTTATTAGACTTCTTCACCAAGACCCTGAACCAAGATCGTCTGACATCGGTTGCTCTCATCGGGGTAGGGAATCTGGGGAATGCGCTCCTCCATTATAACTTCCGCAAGAATAATAATGTGAGAATCGGGGCGGCCTTCGAAGTAGACCCTAAATTGATTGGGACCATTCAATCAGGAGTTCCTGTCTATTC
This genomic window contains:
- a CDS encoding MupG family TIM beta-alpha barrel fold protein, coding for MKGQVVGFSFYSNQSLDDNLSRIDRFSQQGLGHAFTSLNLSPHYKPVELDLIMADCHEKGVQVMADINEASLDCYGLDRLQAWGFGSLRVDAGLTPQQMAVLSQSSHLVLNASTLTETLLEALAQAGVDLGRVWAAHNYYPKVYSGLSQAYVLAQNQRLHALGIPCLAFVSGQVARGPYFDGLCTVEQTRQWPSQQAALYLLSQCQVDRVYVGDCDVSQDQLRRLASLNDGLVELRAQAPQALLDQVWSNRPDASDWVIRASETRQALRGQEVVGQPGPRQRGDLVLGRANYGSYANELEICLTDLPADDRQAIVGQVASSDLGLLDYIRGDWSRFRLSLSE
- a CDS encoding redox-sensing transcriptional repressor Rex, producing the protein MRREIPKATVNRLPIYHRYLRFLQNAGKKRISSTELSDAVKVDSATIRRDFSYFGALGKRGYGYDVDYLLDFFTKTLNQDRLTSVALIGVGNLGNALLHYNFRKNNNVRIGAAFEVDPKLIGTIQSGVPVYSIDELSEQLEAQGIEIALLTVPQEEAAEAVERLVAAGIKGILNFTPLRFDVPSHVRMQHVDLTNELQTLIYFIDSNMHQHDDFVDFRRH